In the Enterobacter cloacae subsp. cloacae ATCC 13047 genome, AAGCGCGTGGCGATCATCGGCGCGGGTCCGGCGGGCCTGGCCTGTGCGGATGTCCTGACCCGTAACGGCGTGAAGGCGGTGGTCTTTGACCGTCATCCGGAGATCGGCGGCCTGCTGACCTTCGGTATCCCGGCCTTCAAGCTGGAGAAAGAGGTTATGACCCGTCGCCGTGAAATCTTCACCGGCATGGGCATTGAGTTCAAACTGAATGTAGAAGTGGGCCGCGACGTGCAGCTCGACGATCTGCTGAAGGATTACGACGCCGTGTTCCTGGGCGTGGGTACCTATCAGTCCATGCGTGGCGGGCTCGAGAACGAAGACGCGCCAGGGGTGTACGACGCGCTGCCGTTCCTGATTGCCAACACCAAGCAGATCATGGGATATGGCGAAACGGCCGATGAGCCTTACGTCAGCATGGAAGGCAAACGCGTGGTGGTGCTGGGCGGTGGTGACACCGCGATGGACTGCGTGCGTACCTCCATTCGTCAGAACGCGGCGCACGTAATCTGTGCTTACCGTCGTGACGAAGAGAACATGCCGGGCTCAAAACGCGAAGTGAAAAACGCGCGTGAAGAGGGCGTGGAGTTCCAGTTCAACATCCAGCCTCTGGGTATTGAAGTGAATGCCAACGGTAAAGTGAGCGGCGTGAAGATGGCGCGCACCGAGATGGGTGCCCCGGATGCCAAAGGCCGTCGTCGCGCGGAGATCGTGGCTGGTTCTGAGCACGTGATCCCGGCTGACGCGGTCGTCATGGCGTTCGGTTTCCGTCCTCACAGCATGGAGTGGCTGGCGAAGCACAGCGTTGAGCTGGATTCGCAGGGTCGTATTATCGCGCCAGAAGGCAGCGACAATGCGTTCCAGACCAGCAACCCGAAAATCTTCGCTGGTGGTGATATCGTTCGTGGTTCTGACCTGGTGGTGACGGCAATTGCCGAAGGCCGTAAGGCGGCAGACGGTATACTGAACTACTTGGAAGTGTAAAAAATGGCCCGGCGATTGCCGGGCCAACTTTTATTTTTTAAGCAGTTGCCAGGTTAAATCGGTCTCCAGGGCGGTTTGATCCGAAATATGGTTAAACGCGCTGTCATTGAGCACCGGGAAAATGGTGACGGTAAAGTTCATCTGCTGGCCGCTGGGTACCCTGCCGTTTTCAACCGCCACGACAGCCTCGTTATTGCGGATATAGAGCGATGACCCGTTATCAGTATCCGGCGTAAAATTCACCTGATCCGTTGTTTTCCCTACGTTGTAGCTTTTACCATCCAGCGTCAGGTTGCTGACCTTTATCGCCACACCGCCGTTCTGACCAAACTGAAAACGCCCTTTCTGACCAGAAGCCCCCTGTAACAGCGTCGCCATCTGCTGTTTTTCCGGGCAATAGACGCTGACATTTATGTCTTTTTCCGGCATTTTGTTCCAGCTCTGCTGGCTGGTGACAATGCTGTCACGCCGC is a window encoding:
- a CDS encoding membrane protein — its product is MNIQRLAALLLLALPCLSYADDCQLTLSQPVVDYHQMRRDSIVTSQQSWNKMPEKDINVSVYCPEKQQMATLLQGASGQKGRFQFGQNGGVAIKVSNLTLDGKSYNVGKTTDQVNFTPDTDNGSSLYIRNNEAVVAVENGRVPSGQQMNFTVTIFPVLNDSAFNHISDQTALETDLTWQLLKK
- the gltD gene encoding glutamate synthase subunit GltD gives rise to the protein MSQNVYQFIDLQRVDPPKKPLKIRKIEFVEIYEPFSEGQAKAQADRCLSCGNPYCEWKCPVHNYIPNWLKLANEGRIFEAAELSHQTNTLPEVCGRVCPQDRLCEGSCTLNDEFGAVTIGNIERYINDKAFEMGWRPDMTGVKQTDKRVAIIGAGPAGLACADVLTRNGVKAVVFDRHPEIGGLLTFGIPAFKLEKEVMTRRREIFTGMGIEFKLNVEVGRDVQLDDLLKDYDAVFLGVGTYQSMRGGLENEDAPGVYDALPFLIANTKQIMGYGETADEPYVSMEGKRVVVLGGGDTAMDCVRTSIRQNAAHVICAYRRDEENMPGSKREVKNAREEGVEFQFNIQPLGIEVNANGKVSGVKMARTEMGAPDAKGRRRAEIVAGSEHVIPADAVVMAFGFRPHSMEWLAKHSVELDSQGRIIAPEGSDNAFQTSNPKIFAGGDIVRGSDLVVTAIAEGRKAADGILNYLEV